A window of the Enterobacteriaceae bacterium 4M9 genome harbors these coding sequences:
- a CDS encoding tRNA-(ms[2]io[6]A)-hydroxylase, whose translation MTHQEILAPVLSFLPCATPTAWIEQARRPENLPLLLTDHMICELKAAQTAMLLIRKYVADKAGAQTLLEWLKPYEAFTFRGGPEPDIAALNKRIGKNAMPQTDDPWGQALIDSMVLLIKEELHHFLQVREVMIARDIPYVKITASRYARGLLREVRTFEPVALVDKLICGAYIEARSCERFAALAPYLDESLERFYISLLRSEARHYQDYLALAQQISPEDIAPRVRAIGKAEAELILSPDDEFRFHSGTPA comes from the coding sequence ATGACCCATCAGGAGATTCTTGCCCCCGTTCTCAGTTTTTTGCCCTGCGCTACGCCGACTGCCTGGATTGAACAGGCCAGACGCCCGGAAAACTTGCCACTGCTGCTGACCGACCACATGATTTGCGAACTGAAGGCGGCCCAGACGGCCATGCTGCTGATTCGTAAATATGTGGCCGATAAAGCAGGTGCGCAGACGTTGCTGGAGTGGCTCAAACCTTACGAAGCGTTCACCTTTCGCGGCGGGCCGGAGCCGGACATTGCCGCGCTCAATAAGCGCATTGGCAAAAACGCTATGCCGCAAACCGACGATCCCTGGGGCCAGGCGTTGATTGACAGCATGGTGCTGCTTATCAAAGAAGAACTGCATCATTTTTTACAGGTGCGCGAGGTGATGATTGCCCGCGACATTCCTTATGTAAAAATTACTGCCAGCCGCTACGCCCGTGGCCTGCTGCGGGAAGTGCGCACCTTCGAGCCTGTGGCGCTGGTGGATAAACTTATCTGTGGTGCCTACATCGAAGCCCGCTCCTGCGAGCGCTTTGCGGCGCTGGCGCCCTATCTCGATGAGTCGCTGGAGAGGTTTTACATCTCGCTACTGCGCTCTGAAGCGCGCCATTATCAGGATTATCTGGCGCTTGCACAGCAGATTTCCCCTGAGGATATTGCGCCGCGCGTGCGCGCTATTGGTAAGGCAGAGGCCGAGCTTATCCTGTCTCCAGATGATGAATTCCGTTTTCACAGCGGCACGCCCGCGTAA
- the pyrB gene encoding aspartate carbamoyltransferase yields the protein MANPLYQKHVISINDLNRDELELVLATAAKLKANPQPELLRHKVVASCFFEASTRTRLSFETAIHRLGASVVGFSDSSNTSLGKKGETLADTVSVISTYVDAIVMRHPQEGAARLATEFSGTIPVLNAGDGANQHPTQTLLDLFTIRETQQRLDNLNIAMVGDLKYGRTVHSLAQALAKFNGNRFFFIAPNALAMPQYILDMLDEKGIVWSLHESIEEVVPQVDILYMTRVQKERLDPSEYANVKAQFVLRAASLTDARANMKVLHPLPRIDEITTDVDKTPHAWYFQQAGNGIYARQALLALVLTQDLVL from the coding sequence ATGGCTAATCCGCTTTACCAGAAACACGTGATTTCAATAAACGATCTGAACCGCGACGAGCTTGAACTGGTGCTGGCAACCGCCGCAAAGCTAAAAGCGAATCCGCAACCGGAACTGCTGCGCCATAAAGTGGTTGCCAGCTGTTTTTTTGAAGCCTCCACCCGCACCCGCCTGTCGTTTGAAACCGCCATTCACCGCCTGGGCGCCTCGGTGGTCGGTTTTTCCGACAGCAGCAATACCTCGCTTGGCAAAAAGGGCGAAACGCTGGCAGATACCGTTTCGGTTATCAGCACCTATGTGGATGCCATTGTGATGCGCCACCCTCAGGAAGGTGCAGCGCGTCTTGCAACAGAGTTCTCTGGCACAATTCCGGTGCTCAATGCCGGCGATGGCGCCAACCAGCATCCCACACAAACGTTACTCGACCTGTTTACCATTCGTGAAACCCAGCAGCGCCTCGACAACCTCAATATTGCCATGGTGGGCGACCTGAAATACGGGCGCACCGTGCATTCACTGGCCCAGGCGCTGGCGAAATTCAACGGCAACCGCTTCTTCTTTATCGCCCCCAACGCGCTGGCAATGCCGCAATACATTCTCGATATGCTGGATGAAAAAGGCATCGTCTGGAGCCTGCATGAGAGCATTGAAGAAGTGGTGCCGCAGGTCGACATTCTGTATATGACACGCGTGCAAAAAGAGCGTCTCGACCCGTCTGAATATGCCAACGTGAAAGCCCAGTTTGTCCTGCGCGCGGCAAGCCTCACCGACGCACGCGCCAATATGAAAGTGCTGCACCCGCTGCCGCGCATTGATGAAATCACAACCGATGTCGATAAAACGCCGCATGCCTGGTATTTCCAGCAGGCCGGTAACGGCATCTACGCGCGCCAGGCACTGCTGGCGCTGGTGTTGACTCAGGATTTGGTTCTGTAA
- a CDS encoding family 20 glycosylhydrolase, with product MSFPGLASPAGDLPLMPWPTQVERPSEEGRLVLDNGISIVVKGDQLDEEVARWRHRIALQLGWTLKPQTEATKHCTISIEIAQKVSPQPQENSDESYRLSITAAGIKLTAQTRFGAMRGMETLLQLIRPGAEDVSVPYLTIEDSPRFPWRGVLLDSARHFLPVSTILRQLDGMAAAKLNVLHWHLTDDQGWRFTSALYPKLQHVASDGQFYTQAQMREVVRYATRLGIRVVPEIDLPGHASAIAVAYPELMSAPGPYEMEREWGVLTPVLDPSNEAVYQFVDSIVGEVAAIFPDSYLHIGGDEVDDTHWKANPKIQAFMRENNLADSHALQAYFNQRLETILEKHNRRMVGWDEIFHPDLPKSILVQSWQGQDALGSIAKAGYRGILSTGFYLDQPQSAAYHYRNEPLPKGLNGVDKLSAQDSAQSWAFTMPRLKGSAVEGSFTLVKGTASQAWRGFIDFKGKSRRAVRDIRWLNDQQVTFSVDTWMGDVRPVVTLNKEDLSGYFLVGNVRYPVSGNKLSSVPVGLAPNVPAASQMTNIIGGEAALWAENIVGSILDIKLWPRAFVVAERLWSEPDVDDVDNMYQRLQSVDGWSTISAGLQQYSQMQAHMTRLAGTGDVLALQVLAQALEPAQYYTRHHLKYQAGNYHQFEPLNRLADGLPAESMTVRQIDGWVDRLLAGRKDKASAQALRNVFTRWRDNTDDVVSVIDGNYVLKPLKPVVEDVKRLAEMGLRLTELVERGESISERQRKAWQYQLDEAAQVRDEVVIAVVYPLEKLLRAVGRNSGT from the coding sequence ATGAGTTTTCCCGGTCTGGCGTCGCCTGCCGGAGATCTCCCTTTGATGCCCTGGCCAACACAGGTAGAGCGCCCGTCTGAAGAAGGGCGTCTGGTGTTAGATAATGGAATATCAATTGTGGTCAAGGGCGACCAGCTTGATGAGGAGGTCGCCCGCTGGCGGCATCGCATCGCGTTACAGTTGGGGTGGACGCTAAAGCCGCAGACTGAGGCAACAAAGCATTGCACGATTTCCATTGAGATTGCGCAAAAGGTCTCGCCGCAGCCGCAGGAGAATAGTGATGAAAGTTATCGCCTGAGTATCACTGCCGCGGGGATTAAGCTCACCGCGCAGACCCGCTTTGGTGCAATGCGCGGCATGGAAACGCTGCTGCAGCTTATTCGCCCGGGCGCGGAGGATGTCAGCGTTCCGTATCTCACTATTGAAGACAGCCCGCGCTTTCCCTGGCGCGGCGTACTGCTGGACTCTGCCCGCCACTTCCTGCCCGTCAGCACTATTTTGCGCCAGCTTGACGGCATGGCCGCAGCCAAGCTCAACGTGCTGCACTGGCATCTGACCGACGACCAGGGCTGGCGCTTCACGTCAGCCCTCTATCCAAAGTTGCAGCATGTAGCCAGCGACGGTCAGTTCTACACCCAGGCACAAATGCGAGAAGTGGTGCGTTATGCCACTCGCTTAGGCATTCGTGTTGTGCCGGAAATCGACTTGCCAGGCCATGCTTCGGCCATTGCCGTGGCGTATCCGGAGTTAATGAGCGCGCCAGGCCCTTATGAAATGGAGCGCGAGTGGGGCGTACTTACGCCGGTGCTGGACCCTTCGAATGAAGCGGTCTATCAGTTTGTCGACAGCATTGTGGGTGAAGTCGCTGCCATTTTCCCTGACAGCTACCTGCATATCGGTGGCGATGAAGTGGACGATACGCACTGGAAGGCGAATCCAAAGATTCAGGCCTTTATGCGCGAGAATAACCTCGCCGACAGCCACGCGTTGCAGGCTTACTTTAACCAGCGGCTGGAAACTATCCTGGAAAAACATAACCGCCGCATGGTGGGTTGGGATGAAATTTTTCACCCGGACCTGCCAAAGAGCATTCTGGTTCAGTCCTGGCAGGGACAGGATGCACTGGGCAGCATTGCTAAAGCGGGCTATCGCGGCATTCTCTCCACCGGCTTTTATCTCGACCAACCGCAGTCTGCTGCGTACCACTATCGTAACGAGCCGTTGCCAAAGGGGCTAAATGGTGTGGATAAACTGTCAGCGCAGGATAGCGCCCAGAGTTGGGCGTTTACTATGCCGCGGCTTAAGGGCAGTGCAGTAGAAGGCAGTTTCACTCTGGTGAAAGGGACCGCATCCCAGGCGTGGCGCGGATTTATCGATTTCAAAGGCAAATCGCGGCGTGCAGTGCGCGATATTCGCTGGCTTAACGACCAGCAGGTGACGTTCAGCGTCGATACCTGGATGGGCGACGTGCGCCCGGTGGTGACGCTGAACAAAGAGGACCTGAGCGGCTATTTCCTGGTAGGAAATGTGCGTTACCCGGTGAGCGGTAACAAGCTGTCGTCCGTGCCTGTGGGCTTAGCGCCCAACGTTCCGGCGGCCTCGCAGATGACAAATATCATCGGCGGAGAGGCAGCGTTATGGGCAGAAAACATTGTCGGTTCTATTCTTGATATCAAACTGTGGCCGCGCGCCTTTGTGGTGGCAGAGCGCCTGTGGTCAGAGCCAGATGTTGACGATGTAGATAACATGTATCAGCGTTTACAGAGCGTTGATGGCTGGTCGACGATTTCCGCAGGGCTTCAGCAGTACAGCCAGATGCAGGCTCATATGACGCGCCTTGCCGGTACGGGTGATGTACTGGCCTTGCAGGTGCTCGCCCAGGCACTGGAGCCTGCGCAGTATTACACGCGCCATCACCTGAAATACCAGGCAGGAAATTATCATCAGTTTGAACCGCTCAACCGGCTGGCAGATGGCCTGCCAGCCGAAAGCATGACGGTGCGCCAGATTGATGGTTGGGTAGACCGTCTGTTGGCCGGGCGTAAAGACAAAGCCAGCGCGCAGGCGTTGCGTAATGTGTTTACCCGCTGGCGCGACAACACCGACGATGTCGTGTCAGTGATTGACGGCAATTACGTGCTCAAGCCGCTTAAGCCGGTTGTTGAGGATGTAAAGCGTCTGGCTGAGATGGGGCTACGTTTGACGGAGTTGGTTGAGCGCGGCGAAAGCATCAGCGAGCGCCAACGTAAAGCGTGGCAGTACCAGCTGGATGAAGCCGCTCAGGTACGTGATGAAGTGGTGATTGCGGTGGTTTATCCGCTGGAGAAATTGCTGCGTGCGGTAGGACGCAACAGCGGCACATAA
- a CDS encoding GNAT family N-acetyltransferase, with protein sequence MSIATPVELQMRRLRIEDNAAIARVIRLVSAEFGLTADKGYTVADPNLDTLFDTYSQPSHAYWVLEQAGEVVGGGGIAPLSGSEPDICELQKMYFLAQARGQGQAKKLALTAMAFAREQGFRRCYLETTAMLKQAIALYERLGFEHISEPLGNTGHVDCEVRMLKVL encoded by the coding sequence ATGAGCATTGCCACTCCGGTTGAATTGCAGATGCGCCGCCTGCGCATTGAAGACAATGCGGCTATCGCCCGCGTCATTCGCCTGGTCTCCGCCGAATTTGGCCTGACCGCAGATAAAGGCTACACCGTGGCCGACCCAAACCTTGATACGCTTTTTGATACCTACAGCCAGCCGAGCCATGCCTACTGGGTGCTGGAGCAGGCAGGCGAGGTGGTGGGCGGCGGTGGCATTGCGCCGTTGTCAGGCAGCGAGCCGGATATTTGTGAACTGCAAAAGATGTACTTTTTGGCGCAGGCGCGCGGTCAGGGCCAGGCAAAAAAGCTGGCGCTCACCGCAATGGCGTTTGCCCGCGAGCAGGGTTTTCGCCGCTGCTATCTGGAGACCACGGCAATGCTTAAGCAGGCTATCGCGCTCTATGAGCGTCTTGGCTTTGAACATATCAGCGAACCGCTCGGTAACACCGGGCACGTTGACTGTGAAGTGCGAATGCTGAAGGTGCTGTGA
- a CDS encoding YhcH/YjgK/YiaL family protein: protein MIVGNINAPLHWLPVYLREAIEECKHYITDHNFTGRHSIDGDRLYVQISEDMTEPREARLAEYHVHYLDIHVVLRGCEGMVFSCHPGGRADNDWLVENDIAFQAEGRQEKMLVLDEGDFVIFWPGEVHKPLCAVGEPARLRKAIIKLWVK, encoded by the coding sequence ATGATCGTTGGCAATATTAATGCGCCTCTGCACTGGCTACCCGTTTATTTGCGTGAAGCCATTGAGGAATGTAAGCATTACATCACGGATCACAATTTTACCGGTCGGCATAGCATTGATGGCGATCGTTTATATGTGCAGATATCAGAGGATATGACCGAGCCCAGGGAAGCGAGGCTGGCGGAATATCACGTGCACTACCTCGACATTCACGTTGTACTGCGTGGCTGCGAAGGCATGGTGTTCAGCTGCCATCCCGGCGGGCGAGCGGATAATGACTGGCTGGTAGAGAATGACATTGCCTTCCAGGCAGAAGGACGCCAGGAAAAAATGCTGGTGCTCGATGAGGGCGATTTTGTCATCTTCTGGCCTGGTGAGGTGCATAAACCGCTGTGCGCCGTGGGTGAACCGGCGCGGCTGCGCAAAGCCATCATCAAACTGTGGGTGAAATAA
- the pyrI gene encoding aspartate carbamoyltransferase regulatory subunit, whose translation MTHDNKLQVEAIKCGTVIDHIPAHVGFTLLTLFRLTETDQRITIGLNLPSREQGRKDLIKIENTFLTDEQVNQLALYAPHATVNRIDDYEVVGKSNPTLPERIEKVLICPNSNCISRSEPVASSFAVRQRHDAITLKCKYCEKEFSHQVVLAG comes from the coding sequence ATGACACACGATAACAAACTGCAGGTCGAAGCGATTAAGTGCGGCACGGTCATCGACCATATTCCGGCACACGTTGGTTTTACGCTTTTGACGCTGTTCCGCCTGACGGAAACCGACCAGCGCATTACCATTGGCCTGAACCTGCCCTCCCGCGAACAGGGGCGCAAAGACCTGATTAAAATCGAAAATACGTTTCTCACCGATGAGCAGGTTAACCAGCTGGCGCTGTACGCGCCTCACGCCACGGTAAACCGCATCGACGATTATGAAGTGGTAGGTAAAAGTAATCCGACGCTGCCAGAGCGCATTGAGAAGGTGCTTATCTGCCCGAACAGCAACTGCATCAGCCGCAGTGAACCCGTCGCCTCCAGTTTTGCCGTCAGGCAGCGCCACGACGCCATCACGCTTAAGTGCAAATATTGCGAGAAAGAGTTCTCGCATCAGGTGGTTCTGGCCGGCTGA
- the ridA gene encoding 2-iminobutanoate/2-iminopropanoate deaminase: protein MSREISTTNAPAAIGPYVQGVDLGSMIITSGQIPVCPKTGDVPDDVTAQARQSLANVKAVVEAAGLTVADIVKTTVFVKDLNDFATVNAAYEAFFTEHNAPFPARSCVEVARLPKDVKIEIEAIAVRR from the coding sequence ATGTCACGCGAAATCAGCACCACCAACGCACCGGCCGCCATCGGCCCGTATGTCCAGGGCGTCGATCTGGGTAGCATGATTATCACTTCCGGCCAGATCCCGGTCTGCCCGAAAACCGGTGACGTGCCGGACGATGTCACGGCGCAGGCGCGCCAGTCACTGGCAAACGTGAAGGCCGTGGTTGAAGCAGCCGGCCTGACAGTGGCCGATATTGTGAAAACCACGGTGTTTGTAAAAGACCTCAACGATTTTGCCACCGTGAACGCCGCCTATGAGGCATTTTTCACCGAGCATAACGCGCCGTTCCCGGCACGCTCCTGCGTCGAAGTGGCGCGTCTGCCTAAAGACGTGAAAATCGAAATCGAAGCGATCGCTGTGCGTCGCTAA
- a CDS encoding topoisomerase II has product MNWLYVILAVYIVAALLIALALLRKKRWPWVPVVLAAAFVLWKSLDVPRFLPPGSGGDVQSEQAAFDVEVAHQPILQVIREQEPALFDQLRKQAMVLEQEGRSGEQIVAALQPQVTALQVKRLQSAPDASVIRYMQANMQQTVLMQKESDDACFRFLFPAVRGGVNAAEILPAEVTSHRMQVDAEMMRAALGPESHTMTDEERAQAQKDFLPVLQALVNEYGRDVELISKPQQAQNLQQEGKVCNIVQTLWRRVLALPAPKAASIIRLSVALEEQNTPRREVMP; this is encoded by the coding sequence ATGAACTGGCTGTACGTTATCCTTGCTGTTTATATCGTCGCGGCGCTGCTTATTGCGCTGGCGCTGTTGCGTAAAAAACGCTGGCCCTGGGTGCCGGTAGTGCTGGCTGCGGCGTTCGTGCTATGGAAGTCACTGGACGTGCCCCGTTTTTTGCCGCCGGGCAGCGGTGGCGATGTGCAAAGCGAGCAGGCGGCGTTTGATGTGGAAGTGGCGCATCAGCCGATATTGCAGGTGATTCGTGAACAGGAACCCGCGTTGTTTGACCAACTGCGCAAGCAGGCGATGGTGCTGGAGCAGGAAGGGCGCAGCGGCGAGCAGATAGTGGCGGCACTCCAGCCGCAGGTCACTGCCTTGCAGGTGAAGCGCCTGCAAAGTGCGCCGGATGCCAGCGTCATCCGCTATATGCAGGCGAACATGCAGCAAACGGTGCTCATGCAAAAAGAGAGCGACGATGCCTGTTTTCGCTTCCTGTTTCCGGCGGTGCGCGGCGGCGTAAATGCCGCAGAGATCCTGCCGGCCGAGGTCACCTCGCACCGCATGCAGGTGGATGCCGAGATGATGCGTGCGGCACTCGGACCTGAGAGCCATACCATGACGGATGAGGAGCGAGCGCAGGCGCAAAAAGATTTTCTGCCGGTGCTACAGGCGCTGGTGAATGAATATGGCCGCGACGTGGAGCTGATTTCTAAGCCGCAGCAGGCGCAAAACCTGCAACAGGAAGGTAAGGTGTGCAACATCGTGCAAACCCTGTGGCGGCGGGTGCTGGCGCTGCCTGCTCCGAAAGCGGCATCAATTATTCGCCTTTCGGTGGCGCTCGAAGAGCAAAATACGCCACGTCGGGAGGTTATGCCTTAA
- the argF gene encoding ornithine carbamoyltransferase: protein MSMFQHHFLKLLDFTPAQIAGLLTLAARLKNDKKQGNEVQHLTGKNIALIFEKDSTRTRCSFEVAAFDQGARVTYLGPSGSQIGHKESIKDTARVLGRMYDGIQYRGHGQQIVETLAQFAGVPVWNGLTNEYHPTQLLADLLTMQEHLPGKNLSQMTLAYVGDARNNMGNSMLEAAALTGLDLRLVAPQACWPDDALVAECRALAEKTGGRITLSEDIAEGVKGADFIYTDVWVSMGEAKDKWAERIALLRPYQVNSAMLALTGNPQVKFLHCLPAFHDDQTTVGKQMAQEYGLENGMEVTDEVFESPHSIVFDQAENRMHTIKAVMVATLAPQA from the coding sequence ATGTCGATGTTCCAGCACCATTTCCTGAAATTACTGGATTTTACCCCCGCCCAGATCGCCGGGTTACTTACCCTCGCCGCGCGCCTGAAAAATGATAAAAAACAGGGCAACGAAGTGCAGCACCTCACCGGCAAGAATATCGCGCTCATCTTCGAAAAAGACTCAACACGCACACGATGCTCTTTCGAAGTTGCCGCATTTGACCAGGGCGCTCGCGTGACCTACCTCGGCCCCAGCGGCAGCCAGATTGGCCATAAAGAGTCCATCAAGGACACGGCACGCGTGCTGGGCCGCATGTATGACGGCATCCAGTACCGCGGCCACGGCCAGCAAATTGTGGAAACGCTGGCACAATTCGCTGGCGTGCCGGTCTGGAACGGCCTGACCAACGAATATCATCCTACCCAGCTGCTGGCGGATCTGCTGACCATGCAAGAGCATCTGCCGGGCAAAAACCTCAGCCAGATGACGCTCGCCTACGTTGGCGATGCACGCAATAACATGGGCAACTCCATGCTGGAAGCCGCCGCACTCACCGGGCTTGATTTACGGCTGGTGGCACCACAGGCCTGCTGGCCCGACGACGCGCTGGTGGCCGAATGCCGCGCGCTGGCCGAAAAAACCGGCGGGCGTATTACGCTTAGCGAAGATATTGCCGAAGGCGTTAAGGGTGCGGACTTTATTTATACAGATGTGTGGGTCTCAATGGGTGAAGCCAAAGACAAATGGGCAGAGCGCATCGCGCTGCTGCGCCCTTACCAGGTCAACAGCGCCATGCTTGCGCTGACCGGCAACCCACAGGTTAAGTTCCTGCACTGCCTGCCCGCGTTTCACGACGACCAGACCACCGTTGGCAAACAAATGGCGCAGGAATATGGGTTAGAGAACGGGATGGAAGTCACTGACGAGGTGTTTGAATCCCCCCACAGCATTGTGTTTGACCAGGCAGAAAACCGCATGCACACCATTAAAGCGGTGATGGTTGCAACCCTGGCACCGCAGGCCTGA
- the rraB gene encoding ribonuclease E inhibitor RraB encodes MANPELLEEQREETRLIIEELLDDGSDPDALYTIEHHFSADDFETLEKLAVEVFKLGYEVTDAEELEVEEGDTVICCDALSECALKAELIDVQVEQLMNVAEKYGVEYDGWGTYFEDGEDGEDDDDYVDEDDDGVRH; translated from the coding sequence ATGGCAAACCCGGAATTACTGGAAGAGCAGCGCGAAGAAACGCGGCTGATTATTGAAGAACTTCTCGATGATGGCAGCGATCCGGATGCGCTGTATACCATCGAGCACCATTTCTCGGCAGATGACTTTGAAACGCTGGAAAAACTGGCCGTAGAAGTGTTCAAACTGGGTTATGAAGTGACCGACGCCGAAGAGCTGGAAGTGGAAGAGGGCGACACCGTTATCTGCTGTGATGCACTGAGCGAATGTGCGCTTAAGGCTGAGCTTATTGATGTTCAGGTTGAGCAACTGATGAACGTGGCGGAAAAATACGGCGTAGAGTACGACGGCTGGGGCACCTACTTTGAAGATGGCGAAGACGGTGAGGATGATGACGACTACGTTGACGAAGATGACGACGGCGTGCGCCACTAA
- the treR gene encoding HTH-type transcriptional regulator TreR: MSNRLTIKDIARLSGVGKSTVSRVLNNENGVSEATREKVLAIVNQKGFSPSRSARAMRSQSDKVVGVIVTRLDSLSENLAVQTMLPAFYAAGYDPIMMESQFSLTLVEEHLRMLRQRNVDGVILFGFSDIPEALLRPWQQSLVMLAREIEGFSCVCYDDLGAIALLMESLYRQGHRHISFLGVPHTDSTTGLLRHKSYMDFCARHNLTPHFALPGLTMKLGFEHASEVLTPQTTALVCATDTLAIGASKYLQQQQRNGIQLASVGNTPLLKFLYPETITVDPGYPEAGRQAASQLISRINTNANPERIVIPSRLV, encoded by the coding sequence ATGAGTAATCGTCTGACTATCAAAGATATCGCTCGCCTGAGCGGCGTAGGCAAGTCCACCGTTTCACGCGTACTGAATAACGAAAACGGCGTCAGCGAGGCCACGCGCGAAAAGGTACTGGCGATAGTCAACCAGAAGGGATTCTCCCCGTCACGCTCAGCCAGGGCCATGCGCAGCCAGAGTGATAAAGTGGTGGGCGTTATTGTCACGCGCCTGGACTCCCTGTCTGAAAACCTCGCCGTGCAAACCATGCTGCCCGCATTTTATGCCGCCGGTTACGACCCGATTATGATGGAAAGCCAGTTCTCTCTGACGCTGGTTGAAGAGCACCTGCGCATGCTGCGCCAGCGTAACGTTGACGGCGTTATTCTGTTTGGCTTCAGCGATATTCCGGAAGCCCTGCTTCGCCCGTGGCAACAAAGCCTGGTGATGCTTGCACGCGAAATCGAAGGGTTTAGCTGCGTTTGTTACGATGACCTGGGCGCTATCGCGCTGTTAATGGAGAGCCTTTACCGCCAGGGCCATCGCCACATCAGCTTTCTCGGCGTGCCGCACACGGACTCCACAACTGGCCTGCTGCGCCACAAATCGTATATGGATTTCTGCGCACGCCATAATCTGACGCCCCATTTCGCCCTGCCCGGCCTGACCATGAAACTGGGTTTTGAGCATGCTTCAGAAGTGCTTACGCCGCAAACCACGGCGCTGGTGTGTGCCACCGATACACTTGCCATTGGCGCCAGTAAGTATCTGCAACAGCAACAGCGCAACGGCATCCAACTGGCGAGTGTGGGCAACACACCGCTGCTGAAGTTTCTCTACCCGGAAACCATTACCGTTGATCCTGGCTACCCGGAAGCGGGCCGCCAGGCCGCTTCTCAGCTGATTTCCCGCATCAAT
- a CDS encoding pyrBI operon leader peptide, protein MSGMRIIPDNLPGGSMVLRAGQHVTPHRLNTGAGLPFFALPPLFISKKPLIEGLFFVRNRPGGARTGEHNG, encoded by the coding sequence ATGAGCGGCATGCGTATAATTCCCGACAATTTGCCGGGAGGAAGCATGGTTCTGCGAGCTGGACAACACGTCACACCTCACCGCCTGAATACAGGCGCAGGCCTGCCGTTTTTCGCTCTCCCGCCCCTTTTCATTTCAAAAAAGCCCCTCATTGAGGGGCTTTTTTTTGTCCGCAACCGACCGGGTGGCGCGCGAACAGGAGAACACAATGGCTAA